Proteins co-encoded in one Dasypus novemcinctus isolate mDasNov1 chromosome 18, mDasNov1.1.hap2, whole genome shotgun sequence genomic window:
- the SLC7A10 gene encoding asc-type amino acid transporter 1 isoform X1, whose translation MASHTQQPSGRGNPGPAPSPSTGRGPGPGASERVTLKKEIGLVSACTIIIGNIIGSGIFISPKGVLEHSGSVGLALFVWILGGGVTALGSLCYAELGVAIPKSGGDYAYVTEIFGGLAGFLLLWSAVLIMYPTSLAVISMTFSNYVLQPVFPNCVPPAAASRVLSMACLMLLTWVNSSSVRWATRIQDVFTGGKLLALSLIIGVGFIQIFQGRFEELRPSNAFAFWMTPSVGHLALAFLQGSFAFSGWNFLNYVTEELVDPRKNLPRAIFISIPLVTFVYTFTNVAYFTAMSPQELLASNAVAVTFGEKLLGYFSWVMPVSVALSTFGGINGYLFTSSRLCFSGAREGHLPSLLAMIHVRRCTPIPALLVCCGATAVIMLVGDTYTLINYVSFINYLCYGVTILGLLVLRWRRPALHRPIKVNLLVPVAYLVFWAFLLVFSFISEPMVCGVGVIIILTGVPIFFLGVFWRSKPKCVHRLTELPRGGGERPLPALPTARLGQALEDTMRCLWRPKQLFLFTCLLSGCFCKKKKKILEKKSNRIFRGLS comes from the exons GGAACATCATCGGCTCAGGCATCTTCATCTCGCCCAAGGGAGTCCTGGAGCACTCGGGCTCCGTGGGTCTGGCCCTCTTCGTCTGGATCCTGGGTGGGGGCGTCACTGCCCTGGGCTCCCTCTGCTACGCGGAGCTGGGAGTCGCCATCCCCAAGTCCGGCGGGGACTACGCCTACGTCACAGAGATCTTCGGGGGCCTGGCTGG CTTCCTGCTGCTCTGGAGCGCCGTCCTCATCATGTACCCCACCAGCCTGGCCGTCATCTCCATGACCTTCTCCAACTACGTGCTGCAGCCCGTGTTCCCCAACTGCGTGCCCCCGGCCGCTGCCTCCCGCGTGCTCTCCATGGCCTGTCTGA TGCTCCTGACGTGGGTGAACAGCTCCAGCGTGCGCTGGGCCACGCGCATCCAGGACGTGTTCACGGGTGGGAAGCTGCTGGCCCTGTCGCTCATCATCGGCGTGGGCTTCATCCAGATCTTCCAAG GGCGCTTCGAGGAGCTGAGGCCCAGCAACGCCTTCGCCTTCTGGATGACGCCCTCCGTGGGTCACCTGGCTCTGGCCTTCCTCCAGGGCTCCTTTGCCTTCAGCGGCTGGAACTTCCTCAACTATGTCACCGAGGAGCTGGTTGACCCTCGGAA GAACCTACCTCGCGCCATCTTCATCTCCATCCCTCTGGTGACCTTCGTGTACACCTTCACCAACGTCGCCTACTTCACTGCCATGTCCCCACAGGAGCTGCTGGCCTCTAACGCAGTGGCTGTG ACCTTTGGGGAGAAGCTGCTGGGCTACTTTTCTTGGGTCATGCCTGTCTCCGTGGCACTTTCCACTTTCGGAGGGATCAACGGCTACCTGTTCACCTCCTCCAG GCTGTGCTTCTCAGGAGCCCGGGAAGGGCACCTGCCCAGCCTGCTGGCCATGATCCACGTCAGACGCTGCACCCCGATCCCTGCCCTCCTTGTCTGT TGCGGAGCCACAGCCGTCATCATGCTTGTGGGAGACACGTACACGCTCATCAACTACGTGTCCTTCATCAACTACCTCTGCTACGGCGTCACCATCCTGGGCCTGCTCGTGCTGCGCTGGAGGCGGCCGGCGCTCCACAGGCCCATCAAG GTGAATCTGCTCGTCCCTGTCGCGTACTTGGTCTTCTGGGCCTTCCTGCTGGTCTTCAGCTTCATCTCGGAGCCCATGGTCTGTGGGGTCGGAGTCATCATCATCCTCACTGGAGTTCCCATTTTCTTCCTGGGGGTGTTCTGGAGAAGCAAACCAAAGTGTGTGCACAGGCTCACGG AGCTCCCCCGAGGAGGAGGAGAACGGCCCCTGCCAGCCCTCCCCACTGCCCGCCTCGGACAAGCCCTTGAAGACACAATGAGATGCTTGTGGAGACCGAAGCAGCTGTTTCTGTTTACATGTTTATTGAGTGGGtgtttttgcaaaaaaaaaaaaaaaattctggaaaaaaaaagcaataggatTTTTAGAGGCCTGTCGTAA
- the SLC7A10 gene encoding asc-type amino acid transporter 1 isoform X2, with protein MASHTQQPSGRGNPGPAPSPSTGRGPGPGASERVTLKKEIGLVSACTIIIGNIIGSGIFISPKGVLEHSGSVGLALFVWILGGGVTALGSLCYAELGVAIPKSGGDYAYVTEIFGGLAGFLLLWSAVLIMYPTSLAVISMTFSNYVLQPVFPNCVPPAAASRVLSMACLMLLTWVNSSSVRWATRIQDVFTGGKLLALSLIIGVGFIQIFQGRFEELRPSNAFAFWMTPSVGHLALAFLQGSFAFSGWNFLNYVTEELVDPRKNLPRAIFISIPLVTFVYTFTNVAYFTAMSPQELLASNAVAVTFGEKLLGYFSWVMPVSVALSTFGGINGYLFTSSRLCFSGAREGHLPSLLAMIHVRRCTPIPALLVCCGATAVIMLVGDTYTLINYVSFINYLCYGVTILGLLVLRWRRPALHRPIKVNLLVPVAYLVFWAFLLVFSFISEPMVCGVGVIIILTGVPIFFLGVFWRSKPKCVHRLTESMTRWGQELCFVVYPQSSPEEEENGPCQPSPLPASDKPLKTQ; from the exons GGAACATCATCGGCTCAGGCATCTTCATCTCGCCCAAGGGAGTCCTGGAGCACTCGGGCTCCGTGGGTCTGGCCCTCTTCGTCTGGATCCTGGGTGGGGGCGTCACTGCCCTGGGCTCCCTCTGCTACGCGGAGCTGGGAGTCGCCATCCCCAAGTCCGGCGGGGACTACGCCTACGTCACAGAGATCTTCGGGGGCCTGGCTGG CTTCCTGCTGCTCTGGAGCGCCGTCCTCATCATGTACCCCACCAGCCTGGCCGTCATCTCCATGACCTTCTCCAACTACGTGCTGCAGCCCGTGTTCCCCAACTGCGTGCCCCCGGCCGCTGCCTCCCGCGTGCTCTCCATGGCCTGTCTGA TGCTCCTGACGTGGGTGAACAGCTCCAGCGTGCGCTGGGCCACGCGCATCCAGGACGTGTTCACGGGTGGGAAGCTGCTGGCCCTGTCGCTCATCATCGGCGTGGGCTTCATCCAGATCTTCCAAG GGCGCTTCGAGGAGCTGAGGCCCAGCAACGCCTTCGCCTTCTGGATGACGCCCTCCGTGGGTCACCTGGCTCTGGCCTTCCTCCAGGGCTCCTTTGCCTTCAGCGGCTGGAACTTCCTCAACTATGTCACCGAGGAGCTGGTTGACCCTCGGAA GAACCTACCTCGCGCCATCTTCATCTCCATCCCTCTGGTGACCTTCGTGTACACCTTCACCAACGTCGCCTACTTCACTGCCATGTCCCCACAGGAGCTGCTGGCCTCTAACGCAGTGGCTGTG ACCTTTGGGGAGAAGCTGCTGGGCTACTTTTCTTGGGTCATGCCTGTCTCCGTGGCACTTTCCACTTTCGGAGGGATCAACGGCTACCTGTTCACCTCCTCCAG GCTGTGCTTCTCAGGAGCCCGGGAAGGGCACCTGCCCAGCCTGCTGGCCATGATCCACGTCAGACGCTGCACCCCGATCCCTGCCCTCCTTGTCTGT TGCGGAGCCACAGCCGTCATCATGCTTGTGGGAGACACGTACACGCTCATCAACTACGTGTCCTTCATCAACTACCTCTGCTACGGCGTCACCATCCTGGGCCTGCTCGTGCTGCGCTGGAGGCGGCCGGCGCTCCACAGGCCCATCAAG GTGAATCTGCTCGTCCCTGTCGCGTACTTGGTCTTCTGGGCCTTCCTGCTGGTCTTCAGCTTCATCTCGGAGCCCATGGTCTGTGGGGTCGGAGTCATCATCATCCTCACTGGAGTTCCCATTTTCTTCCTGGGGGTGTTCTGGAGAAGCAAACCAAAGTGTGTGCACAGGCTCACGG agTCGATGACACGCTGGGGCCAGGAGCTGTGTTTCGTGGTCTACCCCCAGAGCTCCCCCGAGGAGGAGGAGAACGGCCCCTGCCAGCCCTCCCCACTGCCCGCCTCGGACAAGCCCTTGAAGACACAATGA